Part of the Citrus sinensis cultivar Valencia sweet orange chromosome 2, DVS_A1.0, whole genome shotgun sequence genome, TTGTTTGATATGTTTACATAATTGCTTTCCAACAGGATAATTTGTCTTTTCCACTTATTTGTCCAGACTGGAATGCAGATGAAGAGATTTTACTTCTAGAGgtatttctatttgtttataaATGAGTTAAACTTTTCTGTTATTCACTTAATATTTGGAGTAAATCCGCTGATAGTCCTTGTGAATTTGCATGTCATCTCATTTGATGGCTAGGGGTGATTGTGTCTTGTTTTTAGGGCATTGAGATGTATGGATTCGGAAATTGGGGTGAAGTTTCAGAACATGTCGGGACCAAGAGCAAGTCACAGTGTATTGACCATTATAATGCTATATACATGAATTCCCCATGCTTTCCTCTGCCGGTATGCAAGTATTACACTATAAATTTTGTCACACACACCTACATACCATAACAGTATTGTACTAATAATATTCCTGATGAATTGTTGGCGTAGGACTTGTCTCATGTAATGGGAAAGAACAGGGAAGAGCTCCTTGCTATGGCCAAGGAGCATCAACAAGTCAAGAAAGGTTAGTTCTCTATTGATTCCGTTCTTACCTTGAGGATAGAAGCTGAATGTTGtagattatattaaaatgagaatgtACATGGAGGTTAAATACCCAATATTTTGACAGCACCACTCTTGGGTAATTTTCTAGGTGGTTAATTTGCGTTTTTGTGGATTTTATTACTCTTGGCAGTTTCAGTTCAAGAATAGCCTCACATTCGCTTCTTGTGAATTGATCCTAATGCATAACTGTTTAAGTCTGTCAGTAGATTCTTTCCCGTTTCTATGAATATGGTTTACTTGCTTTTAATTACATTTGTTGGCATGAATGCTCTGCATGGAGCCATAAGATgcatattatatatgtttatgcgtgtgtgtgtgtatagagCCAGGATGCTGTATTTGACTTTTCTTTTGCCACAGAACTTCCCACCGTTGCTGAGCTGGCACTGAAAGAAGATGCTCCCTTCTCTACAAGAATGAAGTAAAAATACCTTCTCTGTTTTACAATTGATATGTATCCACATCCACTTTCTGTTtctgttttcttattttttttgtatgtgCTTGATCAGGCCCGAGACAAGAAAAGAAGATACAACTCGTCAATCCTCATCTGGCTTAACTACTGGTATTACCATTATTgcttattagaaaaatttatctATTGAACTTctctattcattttttatgggTCCAAATATgcaattgataaattatattcAGTGACATATTTTCAACTTTTCAGTTGAGGTAAACTCCATTGATCCAAGCAATGGCAATGCATTCTCTTTTAAGAAGGCCTCAAACATGACACAAGTAAAGGAGAGTGTTAAAGTGGAAGGTATGCTCACATAATTTATATCTGTGTTGACAGTGTGACACTTCGTTGGGTACCTTTCAGTTCACTGTAATCATCTTAAATCTTATGTGCGACTGGCTTCAGTTATGGGAAGCATTGCTTACCTAGTTAGGCCAAACTAGgctgaatttataatttgccTTGCCACAAAATCCGTTTTCAAGGCACGTTAACATGCGCAGAATTCACGATGACAAtgctttttatattttacttaacATGGGATTCTGTTGGAAGCAAGGCCGTAAGGACTGAATAGATAATGTGTTTAGTCATCATACTGAATCGGTGAAGAAGTCATTTATATTTCGTATTCAGGGTAAGTGCCTGATGGTTTTCTATTGTGTAGTGCTTGCAGAACCTCAGTCAGACAGGAGCATTGGGGAGAAAAAACTTAGGACATCTGGGGATGAGAGGCCGTCTATGAAGGAGTTGAGTGGCTATAACTTCAAGAGAcaagaatttgagattgaaTACGATAATGATGCAGAGCATTTATTGGCAGATatggaatttaataaaaatgatactGATGCTGAGCGTGAATTGAAGCTGAGAGTACTGCGTATTTACGGAAAAAGGTACCTATGTACTCGCATGAATTTGCATGTTTTAGGAATAAGATACTGTGTCCAAGGCTTATGGACAGGTTTGTTACTCTTATCTTGAATTTCAGAAATAGAACAGTTGaggaaaagtgaaaatttGTCATTTAGGTTCATTGGAAATGTATACGTCCTGGAATACAATGATGCGTTGAGTTGTGGATGGAAATCCATGCAGACGTTTGACACTCTAGTTGTATTTagatgaaaatcaaaattaatagtGGAATCGAGTCACTAACTATTCATTTAAAAAGCATTATTTTATCCGTCATGGATTAAATTTCTGAGACCTACTTAGCTATATGAGGAAATTTCATTTATGTGAACTCAGTAATCCTAGTTTAAGTAAAGGTAGATACTTCTTCttcccccccccaaaaaaaagaaaaaaagaaaaaaagaacagCATCAGATACACTTGAAGAGTAAGGCATCAATGCAAGGGTGTGCTCATATTTTCTCAGCCACATGTATATCTATGctttgttattatattttaagttacatGCCTGTACTCTCTTAAACTGTTAGTCCCTAAGAGGTGCTTACCACAGAATAGTTTTTAAGAATGCTTTTCTGTTCATTTATGGTAGCTTGACAAGTATGCAATAACATAACAGAGCTacttttacctttttctctATGTTAATATGATATTCAATACTGTTCTCTTTGTCGATAACTATAATGCATTTGGACTTCTGACATGACAGGCTTGATGAGAGGAAACGCAGGAAGGACTTCATACTTGAAAGAAACTTGCTATTCCCTGATCCATTTGAGAGGAATCTCTCACCCGAAGAGAGGGAAATATATCAGCAATACAAGGTCTTCATGCGGTTCCACTCAAAAGAAGATCATGAGGAGTTGCTCAAGAGTGTTATTGAAGAACATCGGATTGTCAAAAGAATACAAGAACTTCAGGTTTGTTTGTACTTCACATTTACCGTGTAAGGGTGATGATAGGCATAGAAAAACCTCTTCATGCCAGTATAGCTGATTGTCTGTACAGAATTAACGTCAGTTGGTATAGCTCAGTAGAAGGATCTAAAGTTGAATAGAAAATGATacttattaatatttactatTGAGGTCTCTTTATTTGATATCAAGTTGGACACAGGTTGATATGTCTATATCTTGATTATAGCCAATTGTTCTATTGGTTTTAATGGAAAAGCAATTTGCAACCCTAGTTCTTATGTTTGACATTAAGCCTTTcattttaatgctttaaatTATTCCCTGATTTTCATTTCACTAAAATGCACATCTACCGGCCTATGCATGTAGAATAATTATCCACTGAGTGAGCTGAGGTCTGTAATATTCGCAATAATATAATATGCAGGAAGCACAAGCTGCTGGTTGTCGTACATCCTCTGAGGCACATAGATTTCTAGAACAGAAGAGGAAAAAGGAAGCTGAGGAAAATGGCCAGAGAGTGAAGGAAAGTGGCCAGGCTGGTCCAAGTGGTAAAGTGTTGCAGAGGCCAAATAGTCTCAAAGAAGTTGAGGTCAGCCCTCGTGGAGTTGTGAGGGGTTCCACCAGTTTACAGCCATTTGGCAATGATTCATACTCAACTATTGCTAGCTCCCTGGAAGACTGGGACATCTCTGGGTTTGTGGGTGCCGATCTACTTTCTGAAACTGTGAGGACTCTGTTCCTTATGTCCTATGTCTTCATGGTCAAATAGTCAGTGAGTCAGTGAAATGCCCAGAAACATGCGGGACAtcacacattgtttcttaaaatatagTCGTTGTATGAATGGATCAACTTCTGTGGAATCAGGTTTGTTCTGTGTTTTACAaagcttaaaattttgactgaAGGATCTATTGATGTTCTATGCAGGAGAAACGACTCTGTGGTGAGATTAAGATACTACCGGCACACTATCTCAAAATGTTGGAGATCTTATCGGTAGAGATATACAAGGGCAACGTTAGCAAGAAATCGGATGCTCATAACCTGTTCAAGGTTGAACCAAATAAAGTTGATAGGGTATATGATATGCTTGTGAGAAAGGGAATTGCTCAAGCATGATCACACACATCCTAATTCCATCTccctttcatttttcaaaatgcaTGTACACCAAAGTTGTacagtaaaattttttttatttttttttatttgggttCCTGAAGACTCAGATAAAATCTAGTCATAGTCATAGATTCGAAGTAGGTAGCGATAATTTATTAGTCACTTCAGCAACCTGTAttcaaagaatcaaaattaagatTCTCTTTCTCAGCAATTCTTGCAGGTGCTGCATGCTTGTGGCTTTGGAGCTCAAGTTTCCCTTTACAGCTAAAACGTATTTAATTACACAGAGACAAGTACAGCGTGCGTAAGATACCaacaaaaactttttatcAGGGCATGACGTAGTAAATAGTTACCGAGCTACTTCGGTCTCTTGATATTCTAACCACTTGCTAAAGGATCAGATCATTGCCAacaaagcaattttttttggttttttaacGAACAAACTCAtgcttttattaattgaaatataatacGGTTTTTTAAGGTCCAATTTTTTGAgaaatgcatttatttttttattaattaaaaaaaaatacacatacATGCAATTTAAGTGAAAAATACTACGGTACCCACCATAGAACTGACCAACCACAAAACGGTTAGGCATTTGcgtacattaaaaaaaaaaaaaaaaaaaaaaaaaaaaaaagcgcaGCTCGAAGATAGAGAATCGATCTACGGAAGCTTTGGTCAAACGAGAAGAGGGCATAGGCGAGTGGGGAAGtagtgtacaaaacaaaaacaaaaacaaaaatagggGAAGACGACTACTGTCAACGTGGGCCATTGAGTTCAGTTGAGTTCAGATGTTGGTTCCAATTCAATGTTAAAGTCAAATTAACCTTTTCAATAGCAACAAGTTTCAGTCCCCTAGAGAGTCAAAGTCAAAGTTACTTCACATTCACAATTGACAATTCCAAACCTAAGAAATCCCAAAAACAGCGTGTCTCTACTCTACCGCACACGCCCAGGCCCCCAAAACCTCCCATAATCTGATTCATTTTCAAGTACACACTTGACACATCCCTTTCTCTTGTCTCCGTTTGGCCGTTTCGCACTGAGATCTATTATGCCCCAAAATCCCACAAATGTATATTCGTCCCGCATGATGCTGCCACGTGCCTGTCATCACCCACAAACGCAATCACTTCCTCTCCTATTCTTTCCCTAAAACTATACATATACTCCCCTCCCTCCACTTCCCATACCCTTATGACTCCCTCAACGCACATCAGCGCGTACCCTTGATTCATGCAACCCATTACGTTCACATTCCTGTCAGCTCTCAAACTAAACCTACACACCTCCTCAAACGTGTCAACCCGGCGCACAATAGCCAGTCTGCGGTTTTGATTTTCCAACTCCCTATTCTCTACTACAATGTACGCCTCGGCGTTAACGTCAACCGAGGTCACATATAACCCTCTCCCGTACCCCCGCTCACCCAATACCATCCCTTGGT contains:
- the LOC102628689 gene encoding transcriptional adapter ADA2a isoform X3, whose protein sequence is MGRYRAVSHVADEDHSQNRSKRKRTISSLENVETASTGQPLSEGKGALYHCNYCNKDLSGMVRIKCAMCSDFDLCVECFSVGAQIYPHESNHPYRVMDNLSFPLICPDWNADEEILLLEGIEMYGFGNWGEVSEHVGTKSKSQCIDHYNAIYMNSPCFPLPDLSHVMGKNREELLAMAKEHQQVKKELPTVAELALKEDAPFSTRMKPETRKEDTTRQSSSGLTTVEVNSIDPSNGNAFSFKKASNMTQVKESVKVEEPQSDRSIGEKKLRTSGDERPSMKELSGYNFKRQEFEIEYDNDAEHLLADMEFNKNDTDAERELKLRVLRIYGKRLDERKRRKDFILERNLLFPDPFERNLSPEEREIYQQYKVFMRFHSKEDHEELLKSVIEEHRIVKRIQELQEAQAAGCRTSSEAHRFLEQKRKKEAEENGQRVKESGQAGPSGKVLQRPNSLKEVEVSPRGVVRGSTSLQPFGNDSYSTIASSLEDWDISGFVGADLLSETEKRLCGEIKILPAHYLKMLEILSVEIYKGNVSKKSDAHNLFKVEPNKVDRVYDMLVRKGIAQA
- the LOC102628689 gene encoding transcriptional adapter ADA2a isoform X1 — protein: MGRYRAVSHVADEDHSQNRSKRKRTISSLENVETASTGQPLSEGKGALYHCNYCNKDLSGMVRIKCAMCSDFDLCVECFSVGAQIYPHESNHPYRVMDNLSFPLICPDWNADEEILLLEGIEMYGFGNWGEVSEHVGTKSKSQCIDHYNAIYMNSPCFPLPDLSHVMGKNREELLAMAKEHQQVKKELPTVAELALKEDAPFSTRMKPETRKEDTTRQSSSGLTTVEVNSIDPSNGNAFSFKKASNMTQVKESVKVEVLAEPQSDRSIGEKKLRTSGDERPSMKELSGYNFKRQEFEIEYDNDAEHLLADMEFNKNDTDAERELKLRVLRIYGKRLDERKRRKDFILERNLLFPDPFERNLSPEEREIYQQYKVFMRFHSKEDHEELLKSVIEEHRIVKRIQELQEAQAAGCRTSSEAHRFLEQKRKKEAEENGQRVKESGQAGPSGKVLQRPNSLKEVEVSPRGVVRGSTSLQPFGNDSYSTIASSLEDWDISGFVGADLLSETEKRLCGEIKILPAHYLKMLEILSVEIYKGNVSKKSDAHNLFKVEPNKVDRVYDMLVRKGIAQA
- the LOC102628689 gene encoding transcriptional adapter ADA2a isoform X2; translated protein: MGRYRAVSHVADEDHSQKSKRKRTISSLENVETASTGQPLSEGKGALYHCNYCNKDLSGMVRIKCAMCSDFDLCVECFSVGAQIYPHESNHPYRVMDNLSFPLICPDWNADEEILLLEGIEMYGFGNWGEVSEHVGTKSKSQCIDHYNAIYMNSPCFPLPDLSHVMGKNREELLAMAKEHQQVKKELPTVAELALKEDAPFSTRMKPETRKEDTTRQSSSGLTTVEVNSIDPSNGNAFSFKKASNMTQVKESVKVEVLAEPQSDRSIGEKKLRTSGDERPSMKELSGYNFKRQEFEIEYDNDAEHLLADMEFNKNDTDAERELKLRVLRIYGKRLDERKRRKDFILERNLLFPDPFERNLSPEEREIYQQYKVFMRFHSKEDHEELLKSVIEEHRIVKRIQELQEAQAAGCRTSSEAHRFLEQKRKKEAEENGQRVKESGQAGPSGKVLQRPNSLKEVEVSPRGVVRGSTSLQPFGNDSYSTIASSLEDWDISGFVGADLLSETEKRLCGEIKILPAHYLKMLEILSVEIYKGNVSKKSDAHNLFKVEPNKVDRVYDMLVRKGIAQA
- the LOC102628689 gene encoding transcriptional adapter ADA2a isoform X4 — encoded protein: MVRIKCAMCSDFDLCVECFSVGAQIYPHESNHPYRVMDNLSFPLICPDWNADEEILLLEGIEMYGFGNWGEVSEHVGTKSKSQCIDHYNAIYMNSPCFPLPDLSHVMGKNREELLAMAKEHQQVKKELPTVAELALKEDAPFSTRMKPETRKEDTTRQSSSGLTTVEVNSIDPSNGNAFSFKKASNMTQVKESVKVEVLAEPQSDRSIGEKKLRTSGDERPSMKELSGYNFKRQEFEIEYDNDAEHLLADMEFNKNDTDAERELKLRVLRIYGKRLDERKRRKDFILERNLLFPDPFERNLSPEEREIYQQYKVFMRFHSKEDHEELLKSVIEEHRIVKRIQELQEAQAAGCRTSSEAHRFLEQKRKKEAEENGQRVKESGQAGPSGKVLQRPNSLKEVEVSPRGVVRGSTSLQPFGNDSYSTIASSLEDWDISGFVGADLLSETEKRLCGEIKILPAHYLKMLEILSVEIYKGNVSKKSDAHNLFKVEPNKVDRVYDMLVRKGIAQA
- the LOC102628689 gene encoding transcriptional adapter ADA2a isoform X5 codes for the protein MGRYRAVSHVADEDHSQKSKRKRTISSLENVETASTGQPLSEGKGALYHCNYCNKDLSGMVRIKCAMCSDFDLCVECFSVGAQIYPHESNHPYRVMDNLSFPLICPDWNADEEILLLEGIEMYGFGNWGEVSEHVGTKSKSQCIDHYNAIYMNSPCFPLPDLSHVMGKNREELLAMAKEHQQVKKELPTVAELALKEDAPFSTRMKPETRKEDTTRQSSSGLTTVEVNSIDPSNGNAFSFKKASNMTQVKESVKVEEPQSDRSIGEKKLRTSGDERPSMKELSGYNFKRQEFEIEYDNDAEHLLADMEFNKNDTDAERELKLRVLRIYGKRLDERKRRKDFILERNLLFPDPFERNLSPEEREIYQQYKVFMRFHSKEDHEELLKSVIEEHRIVKRIQELQEAQAAGCRTSSEAHRFLEQKRKKEAEENGQRVKESGQAGPSGKVLQRPNSLKEVEVSPRGVVRGSTSLQPFGNDSYSTIASSLEDWDISGFVGADLLSETEKRLCGEIKILPAHYLKMLEILSVEIYKGNVSKKSDAHNLFKVEPNKVDRVYDMLVRKGIAQA